The Alphaproteobacteria bacterium genome includes a window with the following:
- a CDS encoding PRC-barrel domain-containing protein, whose translation MLLRYLGISAMALTVGMAAAHAEDADEALETCRAALNDYQSELAADGMAPAPLARGDMRLLREAALVFARAGNEEGCTDVVEGMRELAEERQEQMAEAAEETDADAPEARLQAAVPVASTRVNLRASDMIGAEVVNPQGEDLGTVEDIVVAQNGARYLLISRGGVLGIGEDWVPVSMERVRVTEDGETFVIAVDPERLDGAPTDSEIDLEDSDGWTADVDAWWEANIEG comes from the coding sequence ATGCTGCTGCGATATCTTGGCATTTCAGCGATGGCGCTGACCGTGGGCATGGCCGCCGCCCACGCCGAAGACGCGGACGAGGCTTTGGAAACCTGTCGCGCCGCCCTCAACGACTACCAGTCCGAGCTGGCGGCCGATGGCATGGCGCCGGCGCCGCTGGCCCGCGGCGACATGCGGCTGCTGCGCGAGGCCGCGCTGGTGTTCGCACGCGCCGGCAACGAAGAGGGCTGCACCGACGTTGTGGAAGGCATGCGCGAGCTCGCCGAGGAGCGGCAGGAGCAGATGGCGGAGGCGGCAGAGGAAACCGACGCCGATGCGCCGGAGGCGCGGCTGCAGGCAGCGGTGCCGGTGGCATCCACCCGCGTCAACTTGCGCGCCAGCGACATGATCGGCGCCGAGGTGGTCAACCCGCAGGGCGAGGACCTGGGCACGGTCGAGGACATCGTCGTCGCCCAGAACGGTGCCCGCTATCTGCTGATCTCGCGTGGCGGTGTGCTCGGCATCGGCGAGGACTGGGTCCCGGTCTCGATGGAGCGCGTGCGCGTGACCGAGGACGGCGAGACCTTCGTCATCGCTGTCGACCCGGAGCGCCTGGACGGCGCGCCGACCGACAGCGAAATCGACCTGGAGGACTCCGACGGCTGGACCGCCGATGTCGACGCATGGTGGGAGGCCAACATCGAGGGCTGA